One part of the Eucalyptus grandis isolate ANBG69807.140 chromosome 10, ASM1654582v1, whole genome shotgun sequence genome encodes these proteins:
- the LOC104422462 gene encoding methylsterol monooxygenase 2-2 isoform X3, whose product MIFSYPVFRFMGMRSSLPLPSWKTVLAQIIFYFILEDFIFYWGHRVLHTKWLYKHVHSVHHEYATPFGLTSEYAHPAEILFLGFATIVGPAITGPHLMTLWLWMVLRVLETVEAHCGYHFPWSLSNFLPIYGGADFHDYHHRLLYTKSGNYASTFVYMDWVFGTDKGFRKLKALKSGHIEDSGKEM is encoded by the exons ATGATTTTCTCCTATCCTGTCTTCAGATTCATGGGCATGCGAAGTAGTCTTCCCCTGCCATCCTG GAAGACAGTGTTGGCGCAGATTATATTCTACTTCATCCTTGAGGACTTTATATTCTATTGGGGCCACAGGGTTCTACATACAAAATGGCTGTACAAGCATGTTCACAGTGTCCACCATGA ATACGCGACGCCCTTTGGACTGACTTCTGAATATGCACACCCCGCTGAGATACTGTTTCTTGGTTTTGCAACCATTGTTGGCCCTGCCATTACTGGGCCCCATCTGATGACTTTATGGTTATGGATGGTACTCAGAGTGCTGGAGACAGTTGAAGCTCATTGTGGTTACCATTTCCCATGGAGCctttcaaactttttgccaaTATATGGGGG TGCTGATTTTCATGATTACCACCACCGTTTGCTGTATACCAAATCTGGAAACTACGCGTCAACCTTTGTGTACATGGATTG GGTCTTTGGAACTGACAAGGGGTTCAGAAAGTTGAAGGCCTTGAAGTCTGGTCACATTGAAGATTCCGGCAAGGAAATGTAG
- the LOC104422461 gene encoding pentatricopeptide repeat-containing protein At3g46790, chloroplastic, which translates to MFAFQSPQPVQLPSPAPPPPPPFRKHLKCTAARGSCRPPLCSLTSNPTISTSAAANDKNRVIQRLCERGELKRALRVLSQETDPNQRTYELLILSCARQNSLSDGLSVHRHLLENGFDQDPFLATKLINMYSELDAIENAREVFDKTRQRTVYVWNALFRALALAGHGHEVIDLYRRMNWVGIPSDRFTYNYALKACVVSECGLSLLKKGREIHAHILRHGYGGHVHIMTTLVDMYARFGCVKWAGIVFDEMPEKNVVSWSAMIACYAKNGMPFEALELFREMNLETNDLLPNSVTMVSVLQACAALAALEQGRLIHGYVLRRGLDSILPVISALVTMYARCGKLDRAQQVFDKMDERDVVSWNSLISGYGVHGFGEKAIQVFNEMIISGIPPSPISFVSVLGACSHAGLVEEGKMLFDSMVREHRIFPSVEHYACMVDLLGRANRLDEAAKIIEEMRIEPGPKVWGSLLGSCRIHRNVELAERASARLFELEPMNAGNYVLLADIYAEAQMWDEVRKVKKLLEARRLQKVPGRCWIEVKRKIYSFASVDELNPQIEQLHALLLNLSMEMKEDGYVPQTKIVHYDLDLEGKERILLGHSEKLAVAFGLINSAKGETMRITKNLRLCEDCHSVTKFISKYTKREILVRDVNRFHHFKDGVCSCRDYW; encoded by the coding sequence ATGTTCGCGTTTCAGTCTCCCCAACCCGTTCAACTACCctctcctgctcctcctcctcctcctcctttccgCAAACACCTCAAGTGCACCGCCGCCCGTGGCTCCTGCAGACCGCCTCTCTGCTCTTTAACTTCCAACCCCACCATTTCCACCTCCGCGGCCGCCAACGACAAGAACCGCGTGATCCAGCGTCTGTGCGAGAGGGGTGAACTGAAGCGGGCGCTTCGCGTCCTCTCTCAAGAAACCGACCCCAACCAGCGCACATACGAGCTCCTGATCCTGTCTTGCGCCCGCCAGAACTCTCTTTCCGACGGCCTCAGCGTTCATCGCCACCTCCTCGAGAATGGGTTCGACCAGGACCCGTTCCTGGCGACCAAGCTCATCAACATGTACTCCGAGCTGGACGCCATCGAGAATGCCCGGGAGGTGTTTGATAAAACTCGCCAGAGAACCGTATATGTTTGGAACGCGCTGTTTAGGGCGCTCGCTTTGGCGGGTCATGGACACGAGGTCATCGATTTGTATAGAAGGATGAACTGGGTCGGGATTCCTTCGGATAGGTTCACGTACAACTATGCTTTGAAAGCATGCGTAGTTTCGGAATGCGGCCTCTCGCTTTTGAAAAAGGGAAGGGAGATTCACGCCCATATTCTGCGGCATGGGTATGGGGGCCATGTTCATATCATGACTACTTTGGTGGACATGTATGCCAGGTTTGGGTGCGTAAAATGGGCTGGAATCGTGTTTGATGAGATGCCAGAGAAGAATGTAGTTTCTTGGAGTGCTATGATTGCTTGTTATGCTAAGAATGGTATGCCTTTTGAAGCTTTGGAACTTTTCAGGGAGATGAATCTTGAGACCAATGATTTGCTTCCGAATTCTGTGACAATGGTCAGCGTGCTGCAAGCCTGTGCTGCGCTTGCTGCATTGGAGCAGGGTAGGTTGATTCATGGATACGTTCTGCGAAGAGGTCTAGACTCGATCTTGCCAGTCATTAGTGCTCTGGTGACAATGTATGCAAGATGCGGTAAGCTTGACCGAGCTCAACAAGTTTTTGATAAGATGGATGAGAGGGATGTAGTTTCCTGGAATTCATTGATCTCAGGTTATGGGGTTCACGGGTTTGGAGAGAAGGCGATTCAGGTTTTTAACGAGATGATCATCAGCGGAATCCCGCCTAGTCCCATATCCTTCGTTAGTGTTTTAGGAGCCTGCAGCCATGCCGGACTTGTAGAGGAGGGGAAGATGTTGTTTGACTCAATGGTAAGGGAACATAGGATTTTCCCTAGCGTGGAGCATTATGCTTGCATGGTGGATCTTCTTGGCCGGGCAAACAGACTAGATGAAGCGGCCAAAATTATAGAAGAGATGCGGATTGAACCTGGACCTAAAGTTTGGGGATCACTCCTTGGATCATGCAGGATTCATCGCAATGTTGAGCTTGCAGAAAGAGCAAGTGCAAGGCTTTTCGAGCTTGAACCCATGAATGCTGGAAATTATGTTCTCCTAGCTGATATCTACGCAGAGGCCCAGATGTGGGATGAGGtgagaaaagtgaagaaactTCTGGAAGCTCGAAGACTGCAAAAGGTCCCTGGTCGCTGTTGGATTGAAGTCAAAAGGAAGATATATTCCTTTGCTTCAGTCGATGAATTGAATCCGCAGATTGAGCAGCTCCATGCCTTGTTGCTGAACTTGTCAATGGAGATGAAGGAAGACGGCTACGTGCCACAAACCAAAATTGTGCATTACGATCTTGATTTGGAGGGGAAAGAACGCATTTTGTTGGGGCACAGTGAAAAGCTAGCCGTGGCCTTCGGACTCATCAACAGCGCGAAGGGGGAGACGATGCGGATTACCAAGAACTTAAGGTTATGTGAAGACTGTCACTCCGTGACAAAATTCATTTCCAAGTatacaaagagagagatcctCGTCCGAGATGTGAATCGTTTTCACCATTTTAAAGACGGGGTGTGCTCCTGCAGGGATTATTGGTAG
- the LOC104422462 gene encoding methylsterol monooxygenase 2-2 isoform X2 yields the protein MTYLVTHFSDFQLACLGSFFLHESVFFFSGLPFIFLERAGWLSKYKIQPKNNTPAAQEKCITRLVLYHLCVNLPVMIFSYPVFRFMGMRSSLPLPSWKTVLAQIIFYFILEDFIFYWGHRVLHTKWLYKHVHSVHHEYATPFGLTSEYAHPAEILFLGFATIVGPAITGPHLMTLWLWMVLRVLETVEAHCGYHFPWSLSNFLPIYGGADFHDYHHRLLYTKSGNYASTFVYMDWVFGTDKGFRKLKALKSGHIEDSGKEM from the exons ATGACC TATCTGGTCACGCATTTCAGCGACTTTCAACTGGCCTGCCTCGGGAGtttctttcttcatgaaagtgtGTTTTTCTTCTCAGGACTGCCTTTTATATTTCTTGAACGGGCAGGATGGTTAAGCAAGTACAAAATACAG CCGAAGAATAACACCCCTGCAGCTCAGGAAAAATGCATCACTCGTCTGGTACTGTACCATCTGTGTGTAAACCTACCAGTGATGATTTTCTCCTATCCTGTCTTCAGATTCATGGGCATGCGAAGTAGTCTTCCCCTGCCATCCTG GAAGACAGTGTTGGCGCAGATTATATTCTACTTCATCCTTGAGGACTTTATATTCTATTGGGGCCACAGGGTTCTACATACAAAATGGCTGTACAAGCATGTTCACAGTGTCCACCATGA ATACGCGACGCCCTTTGGACTGACTTCTGAATATGCACACCCCGCTGAGATACTGTTTCTTGGTTTTGCAACCATTGTTGGCCCTGCCATTACTGGGCCCCATCTGATGACTTTATGGTTATGGATGGTACTCAGAGTGCTGGAGACAGTTGAAGCTCATTGTGGTTACCATTTCCCATGGAGCctttcaaactttttgccaaTATATGGGGG TGCTGATTTTCATGATTACCACCACCGTTTGCTGTATACCAAATCTGGAAACTACGCGTCAACCTTTGTGTACATGGATTG GGTCTTTGGAACTGACAAGGGGTTCAGAAAGTTGAAGGCCTTGAAGTCTGGTCACATTGAAGATTCCGGCAAGGAAATGTAG
- the LOC104422463 gene encoding probable protein phosphatase 2C 24, with the protein MAEIWCGVVSETETDPTCKPSSRAARRRRMEIRRFKFVGGGGAGGVVAAHPRGGEAAGGRKRRRPLDAAGGSCSDEQRRVGGELGGGSWGRKAASISDDSLSLIRVAAMTTALSRTLSSPAALELPKEYPKFGVSSVCGRRREMEDMVAVHPSFCRRRGETTTELHYFGVYDGHGCSHVAVRCRERMHELIREELVVTNKEGGGAAPTEWRAAMERSFQKMDKEAIAFNESAAAAAHERCRCELQSPECEAVGSTAVVAIVTPDKIIVANCGDSRAVLSRKGKAIPLSSDHKPDRPDELNRIQEAGGRVIYWDGPRVLGVLAMSRAIGDNYLKPYVSCDPEVTVMERTADDECLILASDGLWDVVSNDTACGVARMCLRGKIRPPPEDAGAAAEPAPPAGMVGGERRSDRACSDASLLLTKLALARHSTDNVSVVVVDLRRPW; encoded by the exons ATGGCGGAGATCTGGTGCGGGGTGGTGAGCGAGACCGAGACGGACCCGACGTGTAAGCCGAGCTCCAGGGCCGCGAGGCGGCGGAGGATGGAGATCCGGCGGTTCAAgttcgtcggcggcggcggggccggCGGCGTCGTCGCGGCGCACCCTCGAGGCGGCGAGGCGGCGGGCGGGCGGAAACGGAGGAGGCCGCTCGACGCCGCCGGAGGATCTTGCTCCGATGAGCAGAGACGCGTCGGTGGTGAGTTGGGCGGCGGGAGTTGGGGGCGCAAGGCTGCGTCGATCAGCGACGATTCGCTGAGCCTGATTAGAGTGGCGGCGATGACGACGGCTCTGAGCAGGACGCTGTCGAGCCCGGCCGCTCTGGAGCTCCCGAAGGAGTATCCGAAGTTTGGAGTCTCGTCCGTCTgtgggaggaggagggagatggAAGACATGGTCGCCGTCCACCCTTCCTTTTGCCGCCGGCGCGGCGAGACCACCACCGAGCTGCATTATTTCGGTGTCTACGACGGACATGGTTGCTCTCAT GTGGCAGTGCGTTGTAGAGAGAGGATGCACGAGCTGATAAGGGAGGAGCTGGTGGTGACGAACAAGGAGGGCGGCGGCGCGGCTCCGACGGAGTGGCGGGCGGCGATGGAGAGGAGCTTTCAAAAGATGGACAAGGAGGCGATCGCGTTCAACGAGAGCGCGGCCGCGGCGGCGCACGAGAGGTGCAGGTGCGAGCTGCAGTCGCCGGAGTGCGAGGCGGTCGGGTCGACGGCCGTCGTCGCCATCGTCACCCCGGACAAGATCATCGTCGCCAACTGCGGCGACTCCAGGGCCGTGCTCTCGCGCAAGGGCAAGGCGATTCCTCTCTCCTCCGATCACAAG CCGGATAGGCCGGACGAGCTGAATCGGATCCAGGAAGCGGGCGGTCGGGTCATCTACTGGGACGGGCCTCGGGTCCTCGGAGTTCTCGCAATGTCGAGAGCCATCG GTGATAATTATCTGAAGCCGTACGTGAGCTGCGACCCGGAGGTGACGGTGATGGAGCGGACGGCGGACGACGAGTGCCTGATCCTCGCGAGCGACGGGCTGTGGGACGTGGTCTCCAACGACACGGCGTGCGGGGTGGCGCGCATGTGCCTGAGGGGGAAGATCCGCCCACCGCCGGAGGACGCGGGGGCTGCGGCCGAGCCGGCGCCCCCCGCGGGGATGGTGGGCGGGGAGAGGAGGTCGGACAGGGCGTGCTCGGACGCGTCGCTGCTGCTGACGAAGCTGGCGCTGGCGAGGCACAGCACGGACAACGTGAGCGTGGTCGTGGTGGATCTCAGGAGACCTTGGTAG
- the LOC104423845 gene encoding DNA-directed RNA polymerase II subunit RPB7 produces MFFHIVLERNMQLHPRFFGRNLRDNLVAKLMKDVEGTCSGRHGFVVAITGIENIGKGLIREGTGYVTFPVKYQCVVFRPFKGEILEAVVTMVNKMGFFAEAGPVQIFVSNHLIPDDMEFQSGDMPNYTTSDGSVKIQKDSEVRLKIIGTRVDATEIFCIGTIKDDFLGVINDPAAA; encoded by the exons atgttCTTCCACATCGTTCTGGAGCGGAACATGCAGCTCCACCCTCGCTTCTTCGGTCGCAACCTCCGCGACAACCTCGTCGCCAAGCTCATGAAGGACGTCGAGGGCACTTGCAG TGGTAGGCATGGTTTTGTGGTGGCGATTACTGGTATAGAGAACATTGGGAAAGGATTGATTCGAGAAGGGACGGGGTACGTGACATTCCCTGTGAAGTACCAGTGCGTTGTGTTTAGGCCCTTCAAGGGAGAGATATTAGAAGCTGTTGTCACAATGGTGAACAAG ATGGGATTTTTTGCCGAGGCTGGTCCAGTTCAGATCTTTGTCTCAAACCAT TTGATACCAGATGACATGGAGTTCCAATCTGGAGACATGCCAAACTATACGACATCAGATGGATCG GTAAAAATCCAGAAGGACAGCGAAGTGAGACTAAAGATAATTGGCACTCGTGTAGATGCGACAGAGATA TTCTGCATTGGCACCATTAAGGATGATTTCTTGGGTGTGATAAATGATCCTGCTGCTGCCTAA
- the LOC104422462 gene encoding methylsterol monooxygenase 2-2 isoform X1, with protein sequence MASIMESGWLYLVTHFSDFQLACLGSFFLHESVFFFSGLPFIFLERAGWLSKYKIQPKNNTPAAQEKCITRLVLYHLCVNLPVMIFSYPVFRFMGMRSSLPLPSWKTVLAQIIFYFILEDFIFYWGHRVLHTKWLYKHVHSVHHEYATPFGLTSEYAHPAEILFLGFATIVGPAITGPHLMTLWLWMVLRVLETVEAHCGYHFPWSLSNFLPIYGGADFHDYHHRLLYTKSGNYASTFVYMDWVFGTDKGFRKLKALKSGHIEDSGKEM encoded by the exons ATGGCTTCAATCATGGAATCTGGTTGGctg TATCTGGTCACGCATTTCAGCGACTTTCAACTGGCCTGCCTCGGGAGtttctttcttcatgaaagtgtGTTTTTCTTCTCAGGACTGCCTTTTATATTTCTTGAACGGGCAGGATGGTTAAGCAAGTACAAAATACAG CCGAAGAATAACACCCCTGCAGCTCAGGAAAAATGCATCACTCGTCTGGTACTGTACCATCTGTGTGTAAACCTACCAGTGATGATTTTCTCCTATCCTGTCTTCAGATTCATGGGCATGCGAAGTAGTCTTCCCCTGCCATCCTG GAAGACAGTGTTGGCGCAGATTATATTCTACTTCATCCTTGAGGACTTTATATTCTATTGGGGCCACAGGGTTCTACATACAAAATGGCTGTACAAGCATGTTCACAGTGTCCACCATGA ATACGCGACGCCCTTTGGACTGACTTCTGAATATGCACACCCCGCTGAGATACTGTTTCTTGGTTTTGCAACCATTGTTGGCCCTGCCATTACTGGGCCCCATCTGATGACTTTATGGTTATGGATGGTACTCAGAGTGCTGGAGACAGTTGAAGCTCATTGTGGTTACCATTTCCCATGGAGCctttcaaactttttgccaaTATATGGGGG TGCTGATTTTCATGATTACCACCACCGTTTGCTGTATACCAAATCTGGAAACTACGCGTCAACCTTTGTGTACATGGATTG GGTCTTTGGAACTGACAAGGGGTTCAGAAAGTTGAAGGCCTTGAAGTCTGGTCACATTGAAGATTCCGGCAAGGAAATGTAG